The Streptomyces cyanogenus DNA segment GACGGTGTGCCGCGCACGCTGTCCCTGGACGCGTTCATCCGCCACTGGGTGACGCACCAGATCGAGGTCATCGTCCGCCGGACGAAGTTCCGGCTGCGCAAGGCCGAGGAGCGGGCGCACATCCTGCGCGGCCTGCTGAAGGCCCTGGACGCCATCGACGAGGTCATCGCGCTGATCCGGCGCAGTGACACCGTCGACGTCGCGCGCACGGGCCTGATGGAGCTGCTGGAGATCGACGAGATCCAGGCCAACGCGATCCTGGAGATGCAGCTGCGGCGCCTGGCGGCCCTGGAGCGGCAGAAGATCGTCCAGGAGCACGACGAACTCCAGGCGAAGATCAACGAGTACAACGAGATTCTCGCCTCGCCGGTCCGCCAGCGCGGGATCGTCAGCGAGGAGCTGGCCGCGATCGTCGAGAAGTACGGCGACGACCGCCAGACCAAGCTGATCCCGTACGAGGGCGACATGTCCATCGAGGACCTGATCGCCGAGGAGGACATCGTCGTCACCGTCACGCGCGGCGGCTACGTCAAGCGGACGAAGACGGACGACTACCGGGCGCAGAAGCGCGGCGGCAAGGGCGTGCGCGGTACGAAGCTGAAGGAAGACGACATCGTCGACCACTTCTTCGTCTCCACCACGCACCACTGGCTGCTGTTCTTCACCAACAAGGGACGCGTGTACCGGGCGAAGGCGTACGAGCTGCCCGAGGCCGGCCGGGACGCGCGCGGGCAGCACGTGGCGAACCTGCTCGCCTTCCAGCCGGACGAGGCGATCGCCGAGATCCTGGCCATCCGGGACTACGAGGCGGCGCCGTACCTGGTGCTGGCCACCAAGTCCGGCCTGGTCAAGAAGACGCCACTGAAGGATTACGATTCGCCCCGCTCCGGCGGTGTCATCGCGATCAATCTTCGGGAGCGCGAGGACGGTTCGGGCGACGAGCTGATCGGTGCCGAGCTGGTCTCGGCCGACGACGATCTGCTGCTGATCAGCAGGAAGGCGCAGTCGATCCGGTTCACCGCCTCGGACGACTCCCTTCGCCCGATGGGCCGTGCCACCTCCGGTGTCAAGGGGATGAGTTTCCGGGAGGGCGACGAGCTTCTCTCGATGAATGTTGTTCGACCCGGTACGTTCGTGTTCACTGCCACCGACGGTGGGTACGCGAAGCGGACCGCCGTCGACGAGTACCGCGTCCAGGGTCGCGGCGGCCTCGGCATCAAGGCCGCCAAGATCGTGGAGGACCGTGGTTCGCTCGTCGGCGCGCTGATTGTCGAGGAGAACGACGAGATCCTCGCGATCACCCTCTCCGGCGGTGTGATTCGTACGCGAGTCAGCGAGGTCAGGGAGACGGGCCGTGACACCATGGGCGTCCAACTGATCAACCTGGGCAAGCGCGATGCCGTGGTCGGTATCGCACGTAACGCCGAGGCCGGGCGCGAGGCGGAGGAAGTCGACGGCGATGTGGCCGTGGACGAGACCGCCGAGGACGCCGCGACCACCGGCACGGACGAGGGTGAGGCACCCTCGGCCGAGTAGCACGAGGAGTGAGTCATCGTGAGCGGAGCCACGGGCGCCGGATCGGCCGGTACCTCCACGGGTACGGAAACGGACGGCGGCGGCCGTGGCTCCGCCGCGCGTGCGGGGAGTGCGAGCGATCCGCACACGACCAACCTGAAGCCGGTGAAGGCTTCCGTGGCGGAGTCCTCCGGCACGCAGGAATCCCAGGAGTCCCAGGGGGGCACTGTGACGGACACCCGAGGTCCGGCCGCGGCCGGTGAGGCGCGGCCGGCGTCGCCGCTGCCCGGCGAGCGGCGCCCGGAGCAGCCCGACGGGCCGTACCACCCGCCGCAGGCCTATCCGGCGCAGGCTCCCGCCGGTGCGGTGCGCAAGCCGCGTACGGGGGTGCGGACGGCGCCGCGGACCCGCAAGGCGCGGCTGCGGGTGGCCAAGGCCGACCCGTGGTCGGTGATGAAGGTCAGCTTCCTGCTCTCCATCGCGTTCGGCATCTGCACGATCGTCGCCTCGGCGGTGCTGTGGATGGTCATGGATGCGATGGGCGTGTTCTCGACGGTCGGCGGCACGATCTCGGAGGCGACCGGCTCGAACGAGGCGAACGGCTTCGACCTCCAGGCGTTCCTGTCCCTCCCCCACGTCCTGACCTTCACGACGATCATCGCGGTCATCGACGTCGTCCTGGCCACGGCCCTCGCGACGCTCGGCGCGTTCATCTACAACCTCTCCGCGGGCTTCGTGGGCGGCATCGAGCTGACCCTGGCGGAGGACGAGTGACCACCGGACCAGCGGCGTTCCGACGGTCCCCCGACAACCGATTTTGGGACTGACGCGGTCGTGCGCTAATCTTCAGGAGTCAGCGCGCGGGACACACACCGCAGAGCGCGGCGGGGCTATAGCTCAGTTGGTTAGAGCGCATCCCTGATAAGGATGAGGCCACAGGTTCAAATCCTGTTAGCCCCACCAGCACAAAGACCCCCGGATCATTGGTCCGGGGGTCTTTTGACACCAGTGGTTGACACCAACGGCGGCGGTCAGCCGATGAGCGGATCTTCCAGCAGCTCCGCGAGCGTGCCGACCGCTTCACGCTCACTGTCGCCGACGACGTGGGTTTACACGTCCATGGTCATGCTGATCTGACTGTGCCGGAGGCTCGACGCGGCGCGGGCCCCGAGGCGCTTTGCTGCCCGCCGCCCGAGGCTCCCTCGGTAGCTCACTGTGAGGCTTGCTTGCCCGTTCAGGGCATGACAAGATCAACAACCAGTAACGATCTCTGAGAACGGATGTGCCCGTGAGGAAACGTTCTTTACTGCTGGCCGGCGCGGCTCTGGCAGCAACCCTTCCCTTCGCTGCCGTGCAGCCCGCTTCCGCAGCGTCGGTGTGCGCGACGGGCAAGGTGTGCGCCTGGACCGGGGCTAACTTCACCGGTACGCGCTATGATCGCACGGCTTCGGAACACGGTTGCGATGCGCCGGGCCCGGTGAACACCAGCTTCCGCACGATCTCGAACCAGTCCCGCTTCAACGTCACCGTCTACAGCGAGGACGGTTGCTACGGAAGCACGGTGGTGATCAGGAGCGGGCACTACTCCGGGTCTCTCCCGTTTAAGGCCAGGGCCTATTCGTGGTAAGGGCCTCTGTTAGCCCCACCAGCGAGGAGACCCCCAGTCGGTACCGGCTGGGGGTTTTTGACATCTACGGCTGACATGAGCCGATGAGTGGATCTTCCAGAAGCTCGGCGAGCATGCCGACCGCTTCCCGCTCACTGTCGCCGACCACGTGCGTGTAGACGTCCATGGTCATGCTGATCTGGCTGTGCCGCAGGATCGCCTGAGCCACTTTGGGGTGCACCTTCAGGAAGGCCAGCAGGGTGCCGCAGGTGTGCCGAGCGAGGCGAACCGTGATCCGGCGGACGCCGACACGCTTGACGAGCCGATCGAAGGTACGGGAGAAGCCCACAGGGTCGATCATGCCGCCGTGCTCGGAGGAGAAGATCAAGTCATGGTCTGGCTCTTGCGACCAGTGCTCACCAGCGATCTTCCGTTCCAGTTCCTGAAGCTCCCGGCGCTCCTCCAGGACGCGAGCGCAGAACTCCGGGAGCGGTAGCACGGCCTGTGAGGACTCCGTCTTCAGGTCCTTGAGGACCAGGCCCACGCCCTTGACCCGCTGCACCTGCTTGATCGGGGTGGAGTGGCCGGCCTCGAATCGCGCCACCCATGTTGATCTCACCGAGGAGTTCGACGGGGGAGCGGGTCGTCCACCTTGTACTCCCCGTCGTGCATCTCCCCGTACCCCCCAGGGCGTCCGTCTCGTCGAAGTACTTGAGGTACGCGGTCCGCAGATGTCAGGACTAATGATGTCCAAAGGCGCCTTGTCAGGGGTCTCTCTCTATAGGAGCTGGATGACCCCCGCCAAGGCGGAGGAAGGCAGGGTCCTGCCGGGGTGAGCAGGGCCCCGCCTGTCGGCCAGGCGAGCAGGTCGCCTGCCTGTTGTCAGCGACGCCACCGAGCCCAGAAATGTGTGATCGTCATCACGACCACGGCGCCGAGTACCTGCTCCGTCTCGCCGCCGATGCCGGCGCTATACCCGGCGCCATAGCCAACGCTGATCGCGGCGACGAGGATCTCATAACTTGGCGGACGCTCCCGTTCGGGCAGCGCACCCTGCATACTGGACAAAGTTCTCCTCTGTCGAAGGGGTAGGACCATCCGCCGGGACCCGTAGATCTGTGGAAGGTGATGCGGGGACCGGCGGAAGCTTGTGGGTCAGAGGGGCTCATCGCCCTCATCTCGGGCACTTACGGCATGCGCCAAAAGCTCCTTAAGGGTGTTCTTCTGGCTGGCGGGAGCGGCGCGGTACAGCTGCCACACTTCTTCGACGGCAGAAACCGGTCGACGGCCCAGTGTCATCCAGGCGAGCAAGCGAGACTGTTCGCCCGGTGACAGACTCTGCATCCGCAACCAGACTTCTTCCTCGCCTGGTGGCTGAGAGGTACGGCCAGCGTTACAGTTCGGGCAAAGAGTGATCAGATTGTCCGGACTATCGGTCCCGCCGTGCGAAATCGGCACTACGTAGGCGAGGCCCAGACGAGTAGAGCCGGCCCGCAATCCGCAGCGCACGCACGCGTGCCCATCCCTCTCGAGGACTATGCGGCGGATACGGGCAGAAGGGCCCCGGCGAGCGACACGAGCAGCCCTCGTCGCCGGGTCCCAGATAGGTTCGCCAGCCCGCGCGAAGAAGAGCTCGTCTTGCTTGAGGGAGACCCGGGTGAGCCTAGTCTCGATCTCCCACCCATGATCCCGCAGGTCGCGGAGACGACGATCCAGCTGGGCGTATTCCGGAAAGGCATGCCTCATCTGCGCCTTGGTGAAGATGTTCCCCTCGCCAACCACGTCGCGAAGCCACAGCGCCAAGCGGACCTTGGTGCCGATCTTCTGGTCAGTCCACTTTGGTGGCGGGACAGCTTCATGGTCGGTCACGGATTCACACCCCCTTCAGCGGCAACGTGCGGCTTGCGACGACCATCCCATGCCGCGGCAGGCTTAGGCAAGCCTCGGCAAGGGGCGGCAGGGCGGGGCAGGGGCTTTTGGGGCGAAATAACCCAGTGTCGACTTGGAAATCTGGGCGAAGTCCGGTACTGCAACCAGAGTCGCGCACACCACACCGACGCATGACCAGAGGCGAGAGCAGCGCAAAATGGAGTACATAGCCCCGCGTCAAGCGCGGCGTTGGGGCTGACACCAGTTACTGACACCAACAACGGCGTACAGGTGCGGAGAACAGCGGTGCCCAGCGGTCATCGCGCCGCCGCCGAGCCGGGGTTCTTCTGGCTATCAGGAGGGCTCACCAGCGAGACCCCCAGCCGGTACCGGTTGGGGGTCTTTGATGTCCATGAAGTCAGGCGGTCGAAGGTCCGTGAGCGCTGGGCCGGCCAAATGAAGATCCGTATCGTGGCCCCATGGTGGATGAGGGCGCATCGAAACTCTTCGTGAACCGGTGGGGCGACACAGCGGACCCGGCATCGGTGGGACGCGCTTCCTGCCGGGACGAGTGCGTGTGCTTCGACCAGGCCAGGCCGCAGCCGCGCGCCCGTGTCGGTTTCCACGCCGAACGCCAGGACACCTCGACCGCTGGGTGGCGACGTCTGCTGGAGTTGGTCGACGAGGCCGCGGAAGACGGGCGGGAGGAGTTCCGGCCTCTGGCCGGACTCAGTGCCGAGGAGCGCCGACAGGTCATCACCCTGCCGACGGGCATCGCCAGACTGACGGCGGTCAGACACCTCGTGCTCTACGGCAGCAACCTGGTCCGCATTCCGCCCGAGATCGGTGCCATGACCAGCCTGGAGGAGTTCACCCCCTACACCTCGTACCGGCTGCACTGGTTCCCCTACGAGATCACCAGATGCTCGAAACTGGTCCGGAGCACGGTGAGCACCCGCGCGCTGTTCGGGAACTACAAGCTCCGTCCTCCGTTCCCCCGACTACAGCCGCCCAGAGCCTCCGTTGAAGATCTCGACCTGACGGCGCTCGATGCCCGGCGCTGGGGTGCCACAGCCATCCGTGGGTGCAGTGTCTGTGATCGGCCGATCGAGCAGCACGGGCTCCACCAGGCGTGGATCTCCCTGCGGGTGGCCACCGACGTCCTGCCCCTCCTGGTCAACGCCTGCTCGGCAGCCTGCGTCTCCGCCCTTCCCGCCGGCGCCGAGGACCACGTGCGGCTGCCGCACACGGGCGGCAGGATCGAGCAGCCACCGTCCGACTGGGACTGATCGGCCGGTCGGCGGTGGTGGTGGCGGTACGCGAGGACCAGGTGCGCGGACCACGGGGTTGCTCCCGGGAACGATCAGCGTGCGCCGGAGCACGGCACAGCGAAACACCCGGCCGCTGGCGACGGGGGATGCACCAGCGACCGGGCTATGGCCAAGGGTAACAAGGTTGTCGGTTCCGTGGGGCCAAGTCCGGGGGGAATCAGGGATGTTGGCCGATCATCGACCGCACGGAGGGTCGTAGGAGAGGCGGGACAGGTACTCGTGCCACCGGTGCGGGGTGAGGACGTTCCGGGTGACCGAGCAGATGTGCCGGATCGCCGCGTCGGCGTCCAGGCTCCACAGGCGGACGGTGTCGCTGCCGCTGGAGACGCCGAGGACACGGCTGCCGGGGCTGAAGGAGAGGAAGGCGCCGGTCTTGGCGTTGGGGCTCATCGACTGGCCGATCGGGGTCGCCGAGTCCGGGTCGGCGACGTTCCAGAGGC contains these protein-coding regions:
- the gyrA gene encoding DNA gyrase subunit A gives rise to the protein MADENTPVTPEEGGELAMRVEPVGLETEMQRSYLDYAMSVIVSRALPDVRDGLKPVHRRVLYAMYDGGYRPERGFYKCARVVGDVMGNYHPHGDSSIYDALVRLAQPWSMRMPLVDSNGNFGSPGNDPAAAMRYTECKMAPLSMEMVRDIDEETVDFTDNYDGRSQEPTVLPARFPNLLINGSAGIAVGMATNIPPHNLREVAAGAQWYLENPDVSHEELLDALMERIKGPDFPTGALVVGRKGIEEAYRTGRGSITMRAVVEVEEIQGRQCLVVTELPYQVNPDNLAQKIADLVKDGRIGGIADVRDETSSRTGQRLVIVLKRDAVAKVVLNNLYKHTDLQTNFGANMLALVDGVPRTLSLDAFIRHWVTHQIEVIVRRTKFRLRKAEERAHILRGLLKALDAIDEVIALIRRSDTVDVARTGLMELLEIDEIQANAILEMQLRRLAALERQKIVQEHDELQAKINEYNEILASPVRQRGIVSEELAAIVEKYGDDRQTKLIPYEGDMSIEDLIAEEDIVVTVTRGGYVKRTKTDDYRAQKRGGKGVRGTKLKEDDIVDHFFVSTTHHWLLFFTNKGRVYRAKAYELPEAGRDARGQHVANLLAFQPDEAIAEILAIRDYEAAPYLVLATKSGLVKKTPLKDYDSPRSGGVIAINLREREDGSGDELIGAELVSADDDLLLISRKAQSIRFTASDDSLRPMGRATSGVKGMSFREGDELLSMNVVRPGTFVFTATDGGYAKRTAVDEYRVQGRGGLGIKAAKIVEDRGSLVGALIVEENDEILAITLSGGVIRTRVSEVRETGRDTMGVQLINLGKRDAVVGIARNAEAGREAEEVDGDVAVDETAEDAATTGTDEGEAPSAE
- a CDS encoding DUF3566 domain-containing protein, coding for MSGATGAGSAGTSTGTETDGGGRGSAARAGSASDPHTTNLKPVKASVAESSGTQESQESQGGTVTDTRGPAAAGEARPASPLPGERRPEQPDGPYHPPQAYPAQAPAGAVRKPRTGVRTAPRTRKARLRVAKADPWSVMKVSFLLSIAFGICTIVASAVLWMVMDAMGVFSTVGGTISEATGSNEANGFDLQAFLSLPHVLTFTTIIAVIDVVLATALATLGAFIYNLSAGFVGGIELTLAEDE
- a CDS encoding peptidase inhibitor family I36 protein, which gives rise to MRKRSLLLAGAALAATLPFAAVQPASAASVCATGKVCAWTGANFTGTRYDRTASEHGCDAPGPVNTSFRTISNQSRFNVTVYSEDGCYGSTVVIRSGHYSGSLPFKARAYSW
- a CDS encoding tyrosine-type recombinase/integrase translates to MARFEAGHSTPIKQVQRVKGVGLVLKDLKTESSQAVLPLPEFCARVLEERRELQELERKIAGEHWSQEPDHDLIFSSEHGGMIDPVGFSRTFDRLVKRVGVRRITVRLARHTCGTLLAFLKVHPKVAQAILRHSQISMTMDVYTHVVGDSEREAVGMLAELLEDPLIGSCQP
- a CDS encoding HNH endonuclease, whose product is MTDHEAVPPPKWTDQKIGTKVRLALWLRDVVGEGNIFTKAQMRHAFPEYAQLDRRLRDLRDHGWEIETRLTRVSLKQDELFFARAGEPIWDPATRAARVARRGPSARIRRIVLERDGHACVRCGLRAGSTRLGLAYVVPISHGGTDSPDNLITLCPNCNAGRTSQPPGEEEVWLRMQSLSPGEQSRLLAWMTLGRRPVSAVEEVWQLYRAAPASQKNTLKELLAHAVSARDEGDEPL
- a CDS encoding leucine-rich repeat domain-containing protein, yielding MVDEGASKLFVNRWGDTADPASVGRASCRDECVCFDQARPQPRARVGFHAERQDTSTAGWRRLLELVDEAAEDGREEFRPLAGLSAEERRQVITLPTGIARLTAVRHLVLYGSNLVRIPPEIGAMTSLEEFTPYTSYRLHWFPYEITRCSKLVRSTVSTRALFGNYKLRPPFPRLQPPRASVEDLDLTALDARRWGATAIRGCSVCDRPIEQHGLHQAWISLRVATDVLPLLVNACSAACVSALPAGAEDHVRLPHTGGRIEQPPSDWD